A genomic stretch from Hemicordylus capensis ecotype Gifberg chromosome 1, rHemCap1.1.pri, whole genome shotgun sequence includes:
- the SLC35A1 gene encoding CMP-sialic acid transporter isoform X3: MTLVAATYTVALRYTRTTGTNLYFSTTAVSITEVIKLILSLGILAKETGSLGRLLTSLKENVLGSPKELLKLSIPSLVYAIQNNMAFLALSNLDAAVYQVTYQLKIPCTALCTVLMLNRSLSKLQWFSVFMLCGGVTLVQWEPAQATKVQVEQNPLIGFGAIAIAVLCSGFAGVYFEKVLKSSDTSLWVRNIQMYLSGIVVTLVGVYVSDGPQVMEKGFFYGYTHYVWFVIFLSSVGGLYTSVVVKYTDNIMKGFSAAAAIVLSTIASVILFGLQITLIFSLGALLVCISIYLYGLPRQDTTKIQAVEMKASKENLLNV, translated from the exons ATGACCTTGGTGGCTGCCACGTACACAGTAGCTTTGCGATACACAAGAACAACAGGGACAAACCTGTACTTTTCAACCACAGCTGTGTCTATTACAGAAGTTATCAAGTTAATCCTGAGTTTGGGCATTTTAGCAAA agAGACTGGAAGCCTGGGCAGACTATTGACATCTTTGAAAGAAAATGTCTTGGGGAGCCCTAAAGAACTACTCAAATTAAGCATTCCGTCTCTTGTGTATGCTATTCAGAACAACATGGCCTTCCTGGCTCTTAGCAATTTGGATGCAGCAGTTTACCAG GTGACCTATCAGTTGAAGATTCCCTGTACAGCCTTATGTACAGTCTTAATGCTGAACCGCTCTCTCAGTAAACTGCAGTGGTTCTCAGTCTTTATGTTGTGTGGTGGAGTCACGCTTGTTCAGTGGGAGCCAGCTCAGGCGACAAAAGTTCAG GTTGAGCAGAATCCATTGATAGGCTTTGGTGCGATAGCTATTGCAGTCTTATGTTCAGGATTTGCAG GTGTATATTTTGAGAAAGTGCTGAAGAGCTCAGATACATCTTTATGGGTCAGAAACATTCAGATGTATCTCTCTGGAATTGTGGTGACCTTGGTTGGTGTTTACGTGTCAGATGGACCTCAAGTAATGGAGAAGGGTTTCTTCTATGGCTACACACATTATGTCTGGTTTGTCATCT TTCTTTCCAGTGTTGGAGGCCTCTACACATCTGTCGTGGTTAAATACACAGACAACATTATGAAAGGGttttctgcagcagcagccattgttctCTCTACGATTGCATCAGTCATACTCTTTGGCTTACAGATAA CTCTAATCTTCTCTCTTGGTGCCCTCCTTGTATGCATTTCAATATATCTGTATGGACTGCCTCGACAAGACACCACAAAAATCCAGGCAGTGGAGATGAAGGCGTCAAAAGAGAATCTTCTTAATGTGTGA
- the SLC35A1 gene encoding CMP-sialic acid transporter isoform X2: MAPPKENVSLLFKLYCLTVMTLVAATYTVALRYTRTTGTNLYFSTTAVSITEVIKLILSLGILAKETGSLGRLLTSLKENVLGSPKELLKLSIPSLVYAIQNNMAFLALSNLDAAVYQVTYQLKIPCTALCTVLMLNRSLSKLQWFSVFMLCGGVTLVQWEPAQATKVQVEQNPLIGFGAIAIAVLCSGFAGVYFEKVLKSSDTSLWVRNIQMYLSGIVVTLVGVYVSDGPQVMEKGFFYGYTHYVWFVIFLSSVGGLYTSVVVKYTDNIMKGFSAAAAIVLSTIASVILFGLQITLIFSLGALLVCISIYLYGLPRQDTTKIQAVEMKASKENLLNV, encoded by the exons aaaATGTCAGTTTGCTTTTTAAGTTGTACTGCTTGACGGTGATGACCTTGGTGGCTGCCACGTACACAGTAGCTTTGCGATACACAAGAACAACAGGGACAAACCTGTACTTTTCAACCACAGCTGTGTCTATTACAGAAGTTATCAAGTTAATCCTGAGTTTGGGCATTTTAGCAAA agAGACTGGAAGCCTGGGCAGACTATTGACATCTTTGAAAGAAAATGTCTTGGGGAGCCCTAAAGAACTACTCAAATTAAGCATTCCGTCTCTTGTGTATGCTATTCAGAACAACATGGCCTTCCTGGCTCTTAGCAATTTGGATGCAGCAGTTTACCAG GTGACCTATCAGTTGAAGATTCCCTGTACAGCCTTATGTACAGTCTTAATGCTGAACCGCTCTCTCAGTAAACTGCAGTGGTTCTCAGTCTTTATGTTGTGTGGTGGAGTCACGCTTGTTCAGTGGGAGCCAGCTCAGGCGACAAAAGTTCAG GTTGAGCAGAATCCATTGATAGGCTTTGGTGCGATAGCTATTGCAGTCTTATGTTCAGGATTTGCAG GTGTATATTTTGAGAAAGTGCTGAAGAGCTCAGATACATCTTTATGGGTCAGAAACATTCAGATGTATCTCTCTGGAATTGTGGTGACCTTGGTTGGTGTTTACGTGTCAGATGGACCTCAAGTAATGGAGAAGGGTTTCTTCTATGGCTACACACATTATGTCTGGTTTGTCATCT TTCTTTCCAGTGTTGGAGGCCTCTACACATCTGTCGTGGTTAAATACACAGACAACATTATGAAAGGGttttctgcagcagcagccattgttctCTCTACGATTGCATCAGTCATACTCTTTGGCTTACAGATAA CTCTAATCTTCTCTCTTGGTGCCCTCCTTGTATGCATTTCAATATATCTGTATGGACTGCCTCGACAAGACACCACAAAAATCCAGGCAGTGGAGATGAAGGCGTCAAAAGAGAATCTTCTTAATGTGTGA
- the SLC35A1 gene encoding CMP-sialic acid transporter isoform X1 produces MHYKQKQNVSLLFKLYCLTVMTLVAATYTVALRYTRTTGTNLYFSTTAVSITEVIKLILSLGILAKETGSLGRLLTSLKENVLGSPKELLKLSIPSLVYAIQNNMAFLALSNLDAAVYQVTYQLKIPCTALCTVLMLNRSLSKLQWFSVFMLCGGVTLVQWEPAQATKVQVEQNPLIGFGAIAIAVLCSGFAGVYFEKVLKSSDTSLWVRNIQMYLSGIVVTLVGVYVSDGPQVMEKGFFYGYTHYVWFVIFLSSVGGLYTSVVVKYTDNIMKGFSAAAAIVLSTIASVILFGLQITLIFSLGALLVCISIYLYGLPRQDTTKIQAVEMKASKENLLNV; encoded by the exons aaaATGTCAGTTTGCTTTTTAAGTTGTACTGCTTGACGGTGATGACCTTGGTGGCTGCCACGTACACAGTAGCTTTGCGATACACAAGAACAACAGGGACAAACCTGTACTTTTCAACCACAGCTGTGTCTATTACAGAAGTTATCAAGTTAATCCTGAGTTTGGGCATTTTAGCAAA agAGACTGGAAGCCTGGGCAGACTATTGACATCTTTGAAAGAAAATGTCTTGGGGAGCCCTAAAGAACTACTCAAATTAAGCATTCCGTCTCTTGTGTATGCTATTCAGAACAACATGGCCTTCCTGGCTCTTAGCAATTTGGATGCAGCAGTTTACCAG GTGACCTATCAGTTGAAGATTCCCTGTACAGCCTTATGTACAGTCTTAATGCTGAACCGCTCTCTCAGTAAACTGCAGTGGTTCTCAGTCTTTATGTTGTGTGGTGGAGTCACGCTTGTTCAGTGGGAGCCAGCTCAGGCGACAAAAGTTCAG GTTGAGCAGAATCCATTGATAGGCTTTGGTGCGATAGCTATTGCAGTCTTATGTTCAGGATTTGCAG GTGTATATTTTGAGAAAGTGCTGAAGAGCTCAGATACATCTTTATGGGTCAGAAACATTCAGATGTATCTCTCTGGAATTGTGGTGACCTTGGTTGGTGTTTACGTGTCAGATGGACCTCAAGTAATGGAGAAGGGTTTCTTCTATGGCTACACACATTATGTCTGGTTTGTCATCT TTCTTTCCAGTGTTGGAGGCCTCTACACATCTGTCGTGGTTAAATACACAGACAACATTATGAAAGGGttttctgcagcagcagccattgttctCTCTACGATTGCATCAGTCATACTCTTTGGCTTACAGATAA CTCTAATCTTCTCTCTTGGTGCCCTCCTTGTATGCATTTCAATATATCTGTATGGACTGCCTCGACAAGACACCACAAAAATCCAGGCAGTGGAGATGAAGGCGTCAAAAGAGAATCTTCTTAATGTGTGA
- the RARS2 gene encoding probable arginine--tRNA ligase, mitochondrial isoform X4 gives MSFSEKHCGSAFTCSGGAIRKLGKVNKCCSSVQKKLKCDTVVKEISTGEGTVNFTIDRELLVKTVLQHVFEDGSQYGIRSELFSKLPKRKILVEFSSPNIAKKFHVGHLRSTIIGNFIANLNEAIGHQVTRINYLGDWGMQFGLLGAGFQWFGSEEKLKSNPLQHLFEVYVQVNKASAEDENIKKLAQDFFRKLEAREEQEVSLWQHFRDVSIEEYVQIYKRLGVCFDEYSGESFYQEKCQEVLKMLDRKGFLKKTEEGTGIVYLSEKGDPCTVMRSDGTSLYLTRDLAAAIDRMNKYNPDTMIYVTDKSQTPHFQQMFQILKLLGYEWMERCQHVPFGRVQGMKTRKGEVVFLEDVLDEACSMVLEKRASSKTTKEVDNTLETIERIGLAALIIQDFRGLLSSDYQFSWERVLQSRGDTGVFIQYTHARLHSLEEVCGTVSQVSHINTTFLQDPQAISLIQHLLRYDEVLYQSSQDLQPKHIVSYLLTLSHLAAAAHKMLPVKGSVPELAERQKKRDTERQHAGRNPHSDENYQLCMWLARICLFQAVRSVLANGMKLLGITPVNKM, from the exons ctAAAATGTGATACAGTTGTGAAGGAAATCAGCACAGGTGAAGGAACAGTAAACTTCACAATAGATCGAGAATTATTAGTAAAG ACAGTGTTGCAGCACGTGTTTGAAGATGGCTCACAGTATGGAATAAGAAGTGAACTTTTCTCAAAGTTGCCAAAAAGAAAGATTCTAGTTGAGTTTAG TTCACCCAACATTGCAAAGAAGTTTCATGTGGGACATTTGCGTTCTACAATAATAG gAAATTTCATAGCAAATCTCAATGAAGCAATTGGGCATCAAGTTACAAGAATAAATTACCTTGGAGATTGGGGCATGCAATTTG GTTTGTTGGGAGCTGGCTTCCAATGGTTTGGCTCTGAAGAAAAGCTGAAATCTAATCCTTTACAGCATCTCTTTGAG GTCTATGTACAGGTCAACAAAGCATCAGCAGAAGATGAAAATATCAAAAAGCTGGCACAAGATTTCTTTAGGAAACTAGAGGCACGTGAAGAACAAGAAGTGTCATTGTGGCAGCATTTTAGAGATGTTAGCATTGAAGAATATGTCCAGATATACAAG CGTCTGGGAGTGTGCTTTGATGAATATTCTGGAGAATCATTCTATCAAGAGAAGTGTCAGGAAGTTCTAAAGATGTTGGACCGAAAAGGATTCCTTAAAAAAACTGA GGAAGGAACAGGAATTGTTTACCTTTCTGAAAAAGGAGACCCATGTACTGTAATGCGTAGTGATGGCACCTCACTCTACTTAACAAG AGATCTTGCTGCTGCTATAGAccgaatgaataaatataatccTGACACTATGATATATGTG ACAGATAAAAGCCAGACCCCtcattttcaacaaatgttccagATACTGAAACTATTGGGTTATGAATGGATGGAAAG GTGCCAGCATGTGCCATTTGGGAGAGTTCAAGGGATGAAGACACGAAAAGGAGAGGTGGTTTTCCTTGAAGATGTTTTGGATGAAGCTTGCTCTATGGTGTTAGAAAAAAGGGCTTCTTCAAAAA CAACCAAAGAAGTGGACAACACTCTTGAGACTATTGAACGCATTGGGCTTGCAGCACTTATCATTCAG GACTTCAGGGGTCTCTTGTCATCTGATTATCAGTTCAGCTGGGAGCGTGTTCTCCAAAGCCGAGGGGACACGGGCGTCTTCATACAATACACGCACGCCAGACTGCACAG TTTAGAAGAGGTGTGTGGAACGGTCAGTCAAGTGTCCCACATTAACACTACCTTTTTACAAGACCCACAGGCTATTTCCTTGATTCAGCATCTTCTCAG ATATGATGAGGTTCTTTACCAGTCTTCTCAAGATCTTCAGCCCAAACATATTGTTAGCTATCTTCTTACACTCAG CCATTTAGCAGCTGCAGCTCATAAAATGCTACCTGTGAAAGGCAGTGTTCCGGAACTCGCAGAG AGACAGAAAAAACGTGATACAGAGAGACAGCATGCTGGACGCAACCCACACAGTGATGAGAATTACCAGTTATGCATGTGGCTA GCAAGAATTTGTCTCTTCCAGGCTGTACGCTCTGTTCTGGCTAATGGAATGAAACTTCTAGGAATCACACCTGTAAATAAAATGTAG